The Micromonospora sp. M71_S20 genome has a window encoding:
- a CDS encoding helix-turn-helix domain-containing protein, protein MCFRLVHPTASCATQRPGARRRRGCRRARRDAPGTRPPMAANACSSGVTPGTDCWHDRAHAAGDRLVPHGPGDPWPRGDPAADLMASPGGWPPRGVGGQAASHRSAPADRLDPTEPNRFGLRLRRHRSDAGLTIEELSAASQVSVRAISDMERGRSRVPQRRTVEALIRALGLSASAATALRETARAGRRVARSAPALAPPRTVADFTGRHGELRWLGDLVARSAEPPDRQGAPVVAVVSGPPGLGKTALILQAATRYAESFPDGVLFVDLRGLDADPPRPEDLLLRLLTALGVAETQVPGDAHARSAQYRALLAERRSLLLLDNAADEAQVRPLLPGAGSTMTIVTSRRGLVGLEAVDRLPLPALARGEAVTLLQQIIGPDRAAAEPDGMLLGLAQACGDLPLALRIAGNRLLSRPDWSIEFLLRRLADQDDRLDLLVAGDLQIAAPFMLSYRQLSPAAARTFRRLSLIPGPDVGLKLAAQAAGLGGRETEAALEELAELGLLQPASDGRYRFHDLMRLFARARLSAEETSQARRQAENRMVTWLLDAAVAAGRWFEPEYAGGAGGGPASAAEASRWIEQESLNWLGALRTAFATGRHTEVMAVADAMHWFSDRWTHWEHWLEVYQLSAASAEALGDPRGRAVHLNYVSWAYTMCAMRPDLAEVPAREALRLAVAAGDPRQQAWAWTYLGSAARRRGDATGAQAAAGRSLPLFEAAADWDGYAQGLSLLAGSLAQGGRHREAIEQYRRLEALLADPSRAPSPQIGDLTAGHLHLNVGLSLLALRRWAAAAASFRVALPLLQRAGVRQSEARCRYGLGSALVRLGRVDEARGELRRAVRIARHVGPADLVDQALSRLAELGPPAGRRVS, encoded by the coding sequence ATGTGTTTCCGGCTCGTCCATCCCACCGCTTCGTGCGCCACCCAGCGGCCGGGCGCCCGCCGCCGGCGTGGTTGCCGGCGGGCCCGGCGTGATGCCCCCGGCACACGCCCCCCGATGGCGGCGAACGCCTGCTCATCGGGGGTTACACCCGGCACGGACTGCTGGCATGATCGGGCACATGCCGCAGGTGATCGACTCGTCCCCCACGGACCAGGTGACCCGTGGCCACGAGGCGACCCTGCCGCCGACCTGATGGCTTCCCCCGGTGGCTGGCCACCGCGGGGAGTCGGCGGGCAGGCGGCATCGCATCGCTCGGCCCCAGCAGACCGCCTCGACCCGACCGAGCCGAACCGCTTCGGTCTGCGACTGCGCCGGCATCGCAGCGACGCCGGCCTGACGATCGAGGAGTTGTCGGCAGCGTCGCAGGTCAGCGTGCGGGCGATCAGCGACATGGAACGCGGGCGGAGCCGGGTGCCGCAGCGGCGTACCGTCGAGGCGCTCATTCGGGCGCTGGGTCTGTCGGCCAGCGCGGCCACCGCGTTACGGGAGACCGCCCGCGCCGGCCGTCGCGTCGCGCGGTCCGCGCCGGCGTTGGCGCCGCCGCGGACCGTCGCCGACTTCACCGGTCGGCACGGCGAACTGCGCTGGTTGGGCGACCTCGTCGCCCGCAGCGCCGAACCACCCGACCGGCAGGGTGCTCCCGTGGTCGCGGTCGTGTCCGGGCCCCCCGGCCTGGGCAAGACGGCGCTCATCTTGCAGGCCGCGACCCGGTACGCCGAGTCGTTCCCGGACGGTGTGCTCTTCGTCGACCTACGCGGCCTGGACGCCGACCCGCCCCGCCCGGAGGATCTGCTGCTACGCCTGCTGACCGCGCTGGGCGTGGCGGAGACCCAGGTGCCGGGCGACGCGCACGCCCGCAGCGCCCAGTACCGGGCCCTGCTGGCCGAGCGGCGCAGCCTGCTGCTGCTCGACAACGCCGCCGACGAGGCGCAGGTCCGCCCGCTGTTGCCGGGCGCCGGGAGCACGATGACGATCGTCACCAGCAGGCGCGGGCTGGTCGGCCTGGAGGCGGTCGACCGGCTTCCCCTGCCGGCGCTGGCCAGGGGCGAGGCGGTCACGCTGCTGCAACAGATCATCGGGCCGGACCGCGCCGCCGCCGAGCCGGACGGCATGCTGCTCGGCCTCGCGCAGGCCTGCGGAGACCTGCCGCTGGCGCTGCGGATCGCCGGTAACCGCCTGCTCAGCCGCCCGGACTGGAGCATCGAGTTCCTGTTGCGCCGGCTGGCCGACCAGGACGACCGGCTCGACCTCCTGGTAGCCGGCGACCTCCAGATCGCGGCGCCGTTCATGCTCTCCTACCGGCAACTGTCCCCTGCCGCCGCCCGCACGTTCCGGCGGCTGTCCCTGATCCCCGGCCCGGACGTCGGCCTGAAGCTGGCCGCGCAGGCGGCCGGCCTGGGCGGCCGGGAGACCGAGGCGGCCCTGGAGGAGCTGGCCGAGCTGGGGCTGCTCCAGCCGGCCAGCGACGGCCGCTACCGGTTCCACGACCTGATGAGGTTGTTCGCCCGGGCACGCCTGTCCGCCGAGGAGACCTCCCAGGCGCGGCGACAGGCCGAGAACCGGATGGTGACCTGGTTGCTCGACGCCGCGGTCGCCGCCGGGCGGTGGTTCGAGCCGGAGTACGCCGGCGGGGCCGGCGGCGGGCCGGCCTCGGCTGCGGAGGCCAGCCGCTGGATCGAGCAGGAGAGCCTGAACTGGCTCGGCGCGCTGCGGACGGCCTTCGCCACGGGCCGGCACACGGAGGTGATGGCCGTCGCCGACGCCATGCACTGGTTCTCCGACCGGTGGACGCACTGGGAACACTGGCTGGAGGTGTACCAGCTCTCGGCGGCCTCCGCCGAGGCGCTCGGCGACCCGCGCGGGCGGGCCGTCCACCTGAACTACGTCTCGTGGGCGTACACGATGTGTGCCATGCGTCCCGACCTGGCGGAGGTGCCGGCCCGGGAGGCGTTGCGGCTGGCCGTGGCCGCGGGCGACCCCCGCCAGCAGGCGTGGGCGTGGACCTACCTCGGGTCCGCGGCCCGGCGTCGTGGCGACGCCACCGGGGCGCAGGCGGCGGCCGGACGGTCGCTGCCGTTGTTCGAGGCCGCCGCGGACTGGGACGGTTACGCGCAGGGGCTGTCCCTGCTGGCCGGCAGCCTCGCCCAGGGTGGCCGGCACCGCGAGGCCATCGAGCAGTACCGGCGGCTGGAAGCCCTGCTGGCCGACCCGAGCCGGGCGCCGTCCCCGCAGATCGGTGACCTGACCGCCGGTCACCTGCACCTGAACGTCGGCCTGAGCCTGCTGGCGCTGCGCCGGTGGGCGGCCGCCGCAGCCAGCTTCCGGGTGGCCTTGCCGCTGCTGCAGCGGGCCGGGGTGCGGCAGAGCGAGGCCCGCTGCCGGTACGGGCTGGGCAGCGCGCTCGTCCGGCTGGGCCGGGTGGACGAGGCGCGCGGCGAGCTGCGGCGGGCGGTCCGCATCGCCCGGCACGTCGGCCCGGCGGATCTGGTGGACCAGGCCCTCAGCCGGCTCGCCGAGCTCGGGCCGCCCGCCGGTCGCCGGGTCTCCTGA
- the mdlC gene encoding benzoylformate decarboxylase, with amino-acid sequence MATVRDTTYDLLRALGLTTVFGNPGSTEEPFLRDFPDDFHYVLALHEASAVGMADGYAQATGGPAHVNLHTAPGTGNGMGNLVTAWHNRTPLIVTAGQQTREMLLIEPRLTSRRATELPQPYVKWSHEPVRAQDVPAALMRAYATAVQPPAGPVFLSLPLDDWAQPADPPPPVRTVATRFAPDPRRLREFAAVLAASRAPALVLGAAVDRADGWPAAVALAERLAAPVWSAPAPERAAFPEHHPHFRGVLPFAMGPLSEALDGHDTVLVVGAPVFRYYPHVPGDHLPAGARLLHVTDDPDEAARAPVGDSLLADAGLALAALVDLLPAADRPAPPARPDPPPPADGLPLAPDALFAALARHWPADGILVQESPSNLPALRRRLRSTRPGSYFTMASGGLGYGLPAAVGIALAQRDTGRGRPVVAVIGDGSFHYSVQALWTAARLRLPLVVVVPVNQQYAILKAFADFKDTPGVPGLDLPGLDITAIARGYGCAATVVETPEQLGDALAAGLRADGPTVLPVPVSTEVPRLL; translated from the coding sequence ATGGCAACGGTCCGCGACACCACGTACGACCTGCTCCGCGCCCTCGGCCTGACCACCGTCTTCGGCAACCCGGGCTCCACCGAGGAGCCGTTCCTGCGGGACTTCCCGGACGACTTCCACTACGTGCTCGCCCTGCACGAGGCGTCGGCCGTCGGCATGGCGGACGGCTACGCGCAGGCCACCGGCGGGCCGGCGCACGTCAACCTGCACACCGCCCCCGGCACGGGCAACGGCATGGGCAACCTGGTCACCGCGTGGCACAACCGCACGCCGCTGATCGTCACCGCCGGCCAGCAGACCCGGGAGATGCTGCTGATCGAGCCCCGGCTGACCAGCCGGCGGGCCACCGAGCTGCCCCAGCCGTACGTGAAGTGGAGCCACGAGCCGGTCCGCGCACAGGACGTCCCGGCGGCCCTGATGCGGGCGTACGCGACGGCGGTGCAGCCGCCCGCCGGGCCGGTCTTCCTCTCGCTGCCCCTCGACGACTGGGCGCAGCCGGCCGACCCGCCACCGCCGGTGCGGACGGTGGCCACCCGGTTCGCGCCCGACCCGCGCCGGCTGCGCGAGTTCGCCGCCGTGCTGGCCGCCAGCCGGGCACCCGCGCTGGTGCTCGGCGCGGCCGTGGACCGGGCCGACGGCTGGCCCGCCGCCGTGGCCCTGGCGGAGCGGCTCGCCGCGCCGGTCTGGTCGGCCCCCGCGCCGGAGCGGGCCGCCTTCCCCGAGCACCACCCGCACTTCCGGGGGGTGCTCCCGTTCGCGATGGGGCCGCTCTCGGAGGCGCTGGACGGGCACGACACCGTGCTGGTGGTCGGGGCGCCGGTGTTCCGCTACTACCCGCACGTGCCGGGCGACCACCTGCCCGCCGGGGCCCGCCTGCTGCACGTCACCGACGACCCGGACGAGGCGGCCCGCGCGCCGGTGGGCGACAGCCTGCTCGCCGACGCCGGGCTGGCCCTGGCGGCCCTGGTCGACCTGCTCCCGGCCGCGGACCGGCCGGCGCCGCCGGCGCGCCCCGACCCGCCCCCGCCTGCGGACGGGCTGCCGCTGGCCCCGGACGCCCTCTTCGCGGCCCTGGCCCGGCACTGGCCCGCCGACGGGATCCTGGTCCAGGAGTCGCCGTCCAACCTGCCGGCGCTGCGCCGCCGGCTGCGCAGCACCCGCCCCGGGTCGTACTTCACGATGGCCAGCGGCGGCCTCGGGTACGGGCTGCCGGCGGCGGTCGGCATCGCGCTCGCACAGCGCGACACCGGGCGGGGACGGCCGGTGGTCGCGGTCATCGGGGACGGTTCGTTCCACTACTCGGTGCAGGCGCTCTGGACCGCCGCGCGGCTGCGCCTGCCGCTGGTCGTGGTGGTGCCGGTCAACCAGCAGTACGCCATCCTGAAGGCCTTCGCCGACTTCAAGGACACCCCGGGGGTGCCCGGCCTGGACCTGCCCGGGCTGGACATCACCGCGATCGCCCGGGGCTACGGCTGCGCGGCCACCGTCGTGGAGACCCCGGAGCAGCTCGGCGACGCCCTGGCCGCCGGGCTGCGCGCGGACGGCCCGACGGTGCTGCCGGTGCCGGTCAGCACCGAGGTGCCCCGGCTCCTGTGA
- a CDS encoding S-methyl-5'-thioadenosine phosphorylase gives MDPTAELAVIGGSGLYALLDGATEHVLETPYGPPSDAVTIAEVGGRRVAFLPRHGRDHRHPPHLIPYRANLWALRSLGVRQVLAPCAVGGLRPELGPGTFVVPDQLIDRTSGRAQTYYDRGAVHVSFADPYCPAGRRTLLAAAARRDVPAVDGGTVVVVEGPRFSTRAESRWYASIGGTVVNMTGHPEAVLARELALCYSSIALVTDLDAGVEGGEAVTHEEVFRVFGENTDRLRGLLLAAVAALPAERDCACGRALDGITLPFALP, from the coding sequence GTGGACCCCACGGCGGAACTCGCGGTGATCGGCGGTTCGGGGCTCTACGCGTTGCTCGACGGCGCGACCGAGCACGTGCTGGAGACGCCGTACGGGCCGCCGTCCGACGCCGTCACCATCGCCGAGGTGGGCGGCCGGCGGGTGGCGTTCCTGCCCCGCCACGGCCGGGACCACCGCCACCCGCCGCACCTGATCCCCTACCGGGCCAACCTCTGGGCGCTGCGCTCCCTCGGGGTACGCCAGGTGCTCGCCCCCTGTGCCGTGGGCGGCCTGCGGCCGGAGCTCGGCCCGGGCACGTTCGTGGTGCCGGACCAGCTGATCGACCGCACCAGCGGGCGGGCGCAGACCTACTACGACCGGGGCGCGGTGCACGTCTCCTTCGCCGACCCGTACTGCCCCGCCGGCCGGCGTACGCTGCTCGCCGCCGCGGCCCGCCGGGACGTTCCCGCGGTGGACGGCGGGACGGTGGTGGTGGTCGAGGGCCCGCGCTTCTCCACCCGCGCCGAGTCGCGGTGGTACGCCTCGATCGGCGGCACGGTGGTCAACATGACGGGCCACCCGGAGGCGGTGCTGGCCCGCGAGCTGGCCCTCTGCTACTCCTCGATCGCCCTGGTCACCGACCTCGACGCGGGCGTGGAGGGCGGCGAGGCGGTGACGCACGAGGAGGTGTTCCGCGTCTTCGGGGAGAACACCGACCGGCTGCGGGGCCTGCTGCTGGCGGCCGTCGCCGCGCTGCCCGCCGAGCGGGACTGCGCCTGCGGACGCGCGCTGGACGGCATCACCCTGCCCTTCGCGCTCCCCTGA
- a CDS encoding S8 family serine peptidase, which translates to MRQRRFLAYGALGATLATLLVGVAPAAAQPAAAPPAPAAPSAGGPEPTRSLTLLTGDQVTVRGKQVTVTQRKGVHFVRLQRNKADYVIPSDAIPLLKADRLDERLFNVTALLEFGFDELSYLPLVVSDATAVRGLATGRELEAVDGFATKVPRADLAKTWQTTRTSLTSGKIWADGVRESKLDTSVPMIGAPAVWGAGYDGTGVKVAVLDSGIDDSHPDLTGKVVGRRNFVPERETGVDLNGHGTHVSSTIAGSGAASGGRYKGVAPGATLLDGKVCWNVGGQGSCSDSAILAGMQWAAESGATIVNMSLGGQDAAGVDPLEQAVNDLTAEYGTLFVVAAGNYNGWQMQVGSPSTADAALSVANFDKAGELNWSSLRGPRLGDFGIKPDIGGPGTEITAARSPSALGHLPVGPYFAATGTSMATPHVAGAAALLTQANPGWKAAQLKEALMASALPNPAYDVFAQGAGLVNVGRALTQPLTVTPPSLSLGILEWPHTEAPTARTMTYHNRGDQPLTIDLALAGDAPAGLLALSARTLTVPAGGDATVQVTVDERASTSYGLFKGHLVATAGDLKLQTPFSVYHEEPAAGLKINAIGRDGAAADTVLIELFNPDPKNYANYTFYTSSTSLRVPLNSSWRLSAYIEEDDGTVSLLTNNRIIADSNQEVVLDARRARPLDITVPDDRAQARDAGVMVLRSGDPLRTYAGVSGELDKIHTADVGPTDLPGVTTQVHAVFEGPARRDQAPDVYQLGWRIRGSFINGFVKHVSRRDLATVEAQYAQNATGVAVDRTNGSPDPELPGGGIVLTSVLPAVPTPGRRTEYYGGDGPWQADVQEKTVDGGLLILNLAQQDPVTYRPGSRYVERWGGTALNTTLIPVYADSPAVSREGNTVRATFSGYTDGAGHVGLPYAMHNHQLTLHQGDTLLKEFDYLYGSWEVAAEPTSYRMRYAFDLPDPYRLSRRLETEWTFTTSADKAGALPLTSIGFQPALALDNSVRAGSSLTVPLTFAQQATAGRVTSAKVSVSFDDGRTWTAARTAEKHGKYTATVRNPKASGFASLRATAVDSDGNTVTTTVYRAYQVR; encoded by the coding sequence ATGCGACAACGCCGTTTCCTGGCGTACGGCGCGCTCGGCGCCACGCTGGCGACTCTGCTGGTCGGAGTTGCACCGGCCGCTGCCCAACCCGCAGCGGCACCACCGGCTCCGGCAGCCCCCTCGGCTGGCGGCCCGGAACCCACGCGGAGCCTGACCCTGCTGACCGGGGACCAGGTCACCGTGCGCGGCAAGCAGGTGACGGTGACCCAACGCAAGGGCGTCCACTTCGTGCGCCTCCAGCGGAACAAGGCCGACTACGTCATCCCGTCCGACGCCATCCCCCTACTCAAGGCCGACCGGCTGGACGAGCGGCTGTTCAACGTCACCGCGCTGCTCGAATTCGGCTTCGACGAGCTGTCGTACCTGCCGTTGGTGGTCTCCGACGCCACCGCCGTGCGGGGCCTGGCCACCGGCCGCGAGCTGGAGGCGGTCGACGGCTTCGCCACCAAGGTGCCTCGCGCCGACCTGGCGAAGACCTGGCAGACCACCCGGACGTCGCTGACCAGCGGCAAGATCTGGGCCGACGGCGTTCGCGAGTCCAAGCTGGACACGAGCGTGCCGATGATCGGCGCCCCGGCCGTCTGGGGCGCCGGGTACGACGGCACCGGCGTGAAGGTCGCGGTGCTCGACAGCGGCATCGACGACAGCCACCCCGACCTCACCGGCAAGGTGGTCGGGCGGCGCAACTTCGTCCCCGAGCGGGAGACCGGCGTCGACCTCAACGGGCACGGCACCCACGTGTCGTCGACGATCGCCGGCAGTGGCGCCGCCTCGGGTGGCAGGTACAAGGGCGTGGCTCCCGGCGCGACCCTGCTGGACGGCAAGGTGTGCTGGAATGTCGGGGGCCAGGGCAGCTGCTCCGACTCGGCGATCCTCGCCGGCATGCAGTGGGCGGCCGAGTCCGGCGCGACCATCGTCAACATGAGCCTGGGCGGCCAGGACGCCGCCGGTGTCGACCCGCTGGAGCAGGCGGTCAACGACCTGACCGCCGAGTACGGCACCCTCTTCGTCGTCGCCGCGGGCAACTACAACGGTTGGCAGATGCAGGTCGGGTCGCCGTCCACGGCGGACGCGGCGCTGTCGGTGGCGAACTTCGACAAGGCCGGCGAGCTGAACTGGTCGTCGCTGCGCGGTCCCCGGCTCGGTGACTTCGGCATCAAGCCGGACATCGGCGGGCCTGGTACCGAGATCACCGCCGCCCGGTCGCCGAGCGCGCTCGGCCACCTGCCCGTGGGGCCGTACTTCGCCGCCACCGGCACCTCGATGGCCACCCCGCACGTGGCCGGCGCCGCCGCGCTGCTGACCCAGGCCAACCCGGGCTGGAAGGCGGCGCAGCTCAAGGAGGCCCTGATGGCCTCGGCCCTGCCGAACCCGGCGTACGACGTCTTCGCCCAGGGCGCCGGTCTCGTCAACGTGGGCAGGGCGTTGACCCAGCCGCTGACCGTCACCCCGCCGTCGCTCAGCCTCGGCATCCTCGAATGGCCGCACACCGAGGCGCCGACCGCGCGGACCATGACCTATCACAACCGCGGCGACCAGCCGCTGACGATCGACCTGGCGCTGGCCGGCGACGCTCCGGCGGGCCTGTTGGCGCTGAGCGCCCGCACCCTGACCGTGCCCGCCGGCGGTGACGCGACCGTGCAGGTCACCGTGGACGAGCGGGCGAGCACCTCGTACGGCCTGTTCAAGGGGCACCTGGTGGCCACCGCCGGTGACCTCAAGCTCCAGACCCCGTTCAGCGTCTACCACGAGGAGCCGGCGGCGGGCCTGAAGATCAACGCCATCGGCCGGGACGGCGCCGCCGCCGACACGGTGCTGATCGAGCTGTTCAACCCCGATCCGAAGAACTACGCCAACTACACCTTCTACACGTCGAGCACGTCGCTGCGGGTGCCGCTGAACAGCTCCTGGCGGCTGTCCGCGTACATCGAGGAGGACGACGGCACGGTCTCCCTGCTGACCAACAACCGGATCATCGCCGACAGCAACCAGGAGGTGGTGCTCGACGCGCGCCGGGCGCGACCGCTCGACATCACCGTTCCGGACGACCGGGCGCAGGCGCGGGACGCCGGGGTCATGGTGCTGCGCAGCGGCGACCCGCTGCGGACCTACGCCGGTGTCAGCGGCGAGCTGGACAAGATCCACACCGCCGACGTCGGCCCGACCGACCTGCCCGGCGTGACCACCCAGGTGCACGCGGTCTTCGAGGGGCCGGCCCGCCGGGACCAGGCGCCGGACGTCTACCAGCTCGGTTGGCGGATCCGGGGATCCTTCATCAACGGCTTCGTCAAGCACGTCTCGCGGCGTGACCTGGCGACCGTCGAGGCACAGTACGCGCAGAACGCGACCGGTGTGGCGGTGGACCGCACCAACGGCAGCCCCGACCCCGAACTCCCGGGCGGCGGGATCGTGCTGACCAGCGTCCTGCCGGCGGTGCCGACGCCGGGACGCCGCACCGAGTACTACGGCGGCGACGGGCCCTGGCAGGCCGACGTCCAGGAGAAGACCGTCGACGGCGGCCTGTTGATCCTCAACCTGGCGCAGCAGGATCCGGTCACCTACCGGCCCGGCAGCCGCTACGTCGAACGCTGGGGCGGCACGGCGCTCAACACCACCCTGATCCCGGTGTACGCCGACTCGCCGGCCGTCTCGCGGGAGGGCAACACGGTACGGGCCACCTTCAGCGGTTACACCGACGGCGCCGGCCACGTGGGTCTGCCGTACGCGATGCACAACCACCAGCTCACCCTGCATCAGGGCGACACGCTGCTCAAGGAGTTCGACTACCTGTACGGATCGTGGGAGGTGGCCGCCGAGCCAACCTCATACCGGATGCGGTACGCGTTCGACCTGCCCGATCCGTACCGGCTGTCGCGGCGCCTGGAGACGGAGTGGACCTTCACCACCTCCGCGGACAAGGCCGGGGCGCTGCCGCTGACCTCGATCGGGTTCCAGCCGGCGCTGGCGCTGGACAACAGCGTCCGGGCCGGCAGCTCGCTGACCGTCCCGCTGACGTTCGCCCAGCAGGCGACCGCGGGCCGGGTGACGTCGGCGAAGGTGTCGGTGTCGTTCGACGACGGCCGGACCTGGACGGCGGCCCGGACGGCTGAGAAGCACGGGAAGTACACGGCCACCGTGCGGAACCCGAAGGCGTCGGGCTTCGCGTCGTTGCGCGCCACCGCCGTCGACAGCGACGGGAACACCGTCACCACCACCGTCTACCGGGCCTACCAGGTCAGGTAA
- the ftsX gene encoding permease-like cell division protein FtsX, whose translation MRVKYVLSEVLVGLWRNVTMTIAMIITMAVSLTMLGASGLMYRQVDDMKDLYYKNIQVSIFLTQEVTPEQRDTLKAKLEGDSLVKEVIYVNKEEAYKRFQEMFQDAPDLLSAVKADSLPESFRLTLNNPEQYKNIYDQYKDAEGVDEIVDQSRLLDKIFDILTAIQNIALAAAIVMAVAALLLVANTIQVAAYSKRREVAVMKLVGASNWFIQAPFVLEAVVAGLIGSLLGLVALIAAKYLLFDGSLQALQGLLSPISWGDILFMFPLMAGVGGLVSAVTAWVTLRFYLRV comes from the coding sequence ATGCGCGTGAAATACGTCCTGTCCGAGGTACTGGTCGGACTGTGGCGCAACGTGACCATGACCATTGCGATGATCATCACGATGGCGGTCTCGCTGACCATGCTCGGCGCCAGCGGTCTCATGTACCGCCAGGTCGACGACATGAAGGACCTCTACTACAAGAACATCCAGGTCTCGATCTTCCTCACGCAGGAGGTGACTCCCGAGCAGCGCGACACCCTGAAGGCGAAGCTGGAGGGCGACTCGCTGGTCAAGGAGGTCATCTACGTCAACAAGGAGGAGGCGTACAAGCGCTTCCAGGAGATGTTCCAGGACGCTCCCGACCTGCTCAGCGCGGTCAAGGCGGACAGCCTGCCCGAGTCGTTCCGGCTCACGCTGAACAATCCCGAGCAGTACAAGAACATCTACGACCAGTACAAGGACGCTGAGGGCGTCGACGAGATCGTCGACCAGAGCCGGCTGCTGGACAAGATCTTCGACATCCTCACCGCGATCCAGAACATCGCCCTGGCCGCCGCGATCGTGATGGCCGTCGCCGCGCTGCTCCTGGTCGCCAACACGATCCAGGTGGCGGCGTACAGCAAGCGGCGTGAGGTCGCGGTCATGAAACTGGTCGGCGCGTCGAACTGGTTCATCCAGGCGCCGTTCGTGCTGGAGGCCGTGGTCGCCGGCCTGATCGGCTCGCTGCTCGGCCTGGTGGCCCTCATCGCGGCCAAGTACCTGCTCTTCGACGGGTCGCTCCAGGCGCTGCAGGGCCTGCTCTCGCCGATCAGCTGGGGCGACATCCTGTTCATGTTCCCGCTGATGGCCGGCGTCGGTGGCCTGGTCAGCGCGGTGACCGCCTGGGTCACGCTCCGCTTCTACCTGCGGGTCTGA
- a CDS encoding YqgE/AlgH family protein, giving the protein MQGEGQAIGGRTGSMTGRLLVATPALKDPNFDRTVVLLVAHEPGGALGVVLNRATEVPVADVLGDWSDLARDPAVLFEGGPVQPDSAICLARMRHPVQRLRGFHQVSGAVGTLDLSVDPGPLREGITGIRVFAGYSGWGTGQLEQEIEDGSWFVLDALPGDAFVDRPDDLWPMVLRRQGGMMAAVAHFPPDVALN; this is encoded by the coding sequence ATGCAGGGAGAGGGGCAGGCGATCGGCGGGCGGACGGGGTCGATGACCGGGCGGCTGCTGGTCGCGACGCCGGCGCTGAAGGACCCGAACTTCGACCGTACGGTGGTGCTGCTGGTGGCGCACGAGCCCGGCGGCGCCCTCGGCGTGGTGCTCAACCGGGCCACCGAGGTGCCGGTCGCCGACGTGCTCGGCGACTGGAGCGACCTGGCCCGCGACCCGGCGGTGCTCTTCGAGGGCGGCCCAGTGCAGCCCGACTCGGCGATCTGCCTGGCCCGGATGCGCCACCCGGTGCAGCGGCTCAGGGGATTCCACCAGGTCTCCGGGGCGGTCGGCACGCTCGACCTCTCCGTCGACCCGGGGCCGCTGCGGGAGGGCATCACCGGCATCCGGGTCTTCGCCGGCTACTCCGGCTGGGGCACGGGGCAGTTGGAGCAGGAGATCGAGGACGGCTCCTGGTTCGTGCTGGACGCGCTGCCCGGCGACGCCTTCGTCGACCGGCCGGACGACCTGTGGCCGATGGTGCTGCGCCGCCAGGGCGGCATGATGGCGGCGGTCGCGCACTTCCCGCCGGACGTGGCGCTCAACTGA
- the smpB gene encoding SsrA-binding protein SmpB, protein MPREKGRKVVASNKKARHDYAILDTYEAGMALTGTEVKSLRAGRASLVDAFAQERNGELYLHAMHIPEYTQGTWTNHEPRRTRKLLLKRLEIDRLIGKTREGGLTMVPLQVYFSDGWAKVEIALAKGKKSYDKRQDLAKRDADREIARVAGRRGKGMDD, encoded by the coding sequence ATGCCACGGGAAAAGGGACGCAAGGTTGTCGCCTCCAACAAGAAGGCCCGGCACGACTACGCGATCCTCGACACCTACGAGGCGGGCATGGCGTTGACCGGCACGGAGGTCAAGTCGCTGCGGGCCGGGCGCGCGTCGCTGGTCGACGCGTTCGCGCAGGAGCGCAACGGCGAGCTCTACCTGCACGCAATGCACATTCCCGAGTACACGCAGGGCACGTGGACCAACCACGAGCCCCGGCGGACCCGCAAGCTGCTGCTCAAGCGGCTGGAGATCGACCGGCTGATCGGCAAGACCCGCGAGGGCGGCCTGACCATGGTGCCGTTGCAGGTCTACTTCTCCGACGGCTGGGCCAAGGTGGAGATCGCCCTGGCGAAGGGCAAGAAGTCGTACGACAAGCGGCAGGACCTCGCCAAGCGGGACGCGGACCGGGAGATCGCCCGGGTCGCCGGCCGGCGCGGCAAGGGCATGGATGACTGA